The Methylobacterium sp. PvR107 genome contains a region encoding:
- a CDS encoding PaaI family thioesterase has protein sequence MTTETNAFDPSAAGWTVVQDDGFIAHVGPLHFRGSDGAYAFRAEQKHANLIGVVHGGMLMSFADRALGETAMRAADGANCVTIQLEMKFIDVGRLGDWIEIRPQVVKRTGSLVFMRGDVREGTRLLASADGVWKILRRRPG, from the coding sequence ATGACGACAGAGACGAACGCCTTCGACCCGTCCGCCGCCGGCTGGACGGTCGTGCAGGACGACGGCTTCATCGCCCATGTCGGCCCGCTGCACTTCCGTGGCTCGGACGGCGCCTACGCGTTCCGGGCCGAGCAGAAGCACGCCAACCTGATCGGCGTTGTCCATGGCGGCATGCTGATGAGCTTTGCCGACCGCGCCCTCGGCGAGACCGCCATGCGGGCTGCGGACGGCGCCAATTGCGTGACCATTCAGCTTGAGATGAAGTTCATCGATGTCGGGCGTCTCGGTGACTGGATCGAGATCCGCCCGCAGGTGGTCAAGCGCACCGGCTCCCTGGTGTTCATGCGCGGCGACGTTCGCGAAGGCACACGCCTCCTGGCCTCGGCCGACGGCGTCTGGAAGATCCTGCGGCGGCGTCCGGGTTGA